GTGAAGATGAGCGCTGTGGGTTATAACTACGTGCTGGGGGCTTTGAGCGAGAACGGGAAGTTTGACGAGGCTTTGAATCTGTTTGAGGTTATGAAGAAGGAGCATAAACCGCCGACGCGTTTGGCTTTGAATGTGGGGAGTTTTAATGTGATGGTTAATGGGTATTGTGGAGAAGGAAAGTTTGAGGAAGCTATGGAGGTTTTCAGGGGAATGGGTGAGTTTAGGTGTAGTAGTCCTGAATCCTGATACTTTATCGTTCAACAATATGATGAATCAGCTGTGCGAGAATGGATTGTTGGCTGAGGCTGAGAAGCTTTACGGTGAAATGGATGAGAAAAAGGTGAAGCCTGATGAGTATACTTATGGGTTGTTGATGGATACTTGTTTCAAGGAAGGTAAGATAGACGAAGGAGCTGCTTATTACAAAACGATGGCTGAGTCCAGTCTAAGACCGAACTTGTCGCTGTATAACAGGCTGCAAGATCAGTTAGTTAAATCCGGGAAACTCCACGATGCGAAATCCTTCTTTGGTATGATGGCGAGCAAGCTCAAGATGGACGACGAGGCTTACAAGTTCATCATGAGGGCGTTTAGTACGTGAAGCTGGGAGGCTGGACGAGGAAACGGTTAAGAGTGAGTGAAGAGATACAAGAGTTTGTGAAAGAAGAGCTGaggaaagaagagagagaggatgaTCCGCAGAAACTTATGGATGAGAAAGAGAGATTGAAGGCGGAGGCAAAGGCGAGAGAGTTAGAAGCTGAAGAAGCGAAGAAGAGGAGTGTAGTTAATAACATAGCTTCCATATTGCCTCTAAAACGAGAGGAGGAAAAGAGTGAAGATGATTTGGGATAATAACGGTGTTGTTGAAGGAGGAGAAGCCGGTGAATCCTAATCCTAACGGTCATGCTCCGCCGTGCTGCTGATTGTGGTTTGCTTGAATTAATTGGTCTctatttatattcatattatttaacatttttaaatgtaattagGGCTGGACAATAAGCTATGATTCACCATTTGGTATCATGCCAGGTTCTTGTAAAAGCAATTGTGCAAAGcttttgcttttgttttcaaGCTTTTATTAACACTCTCTGTACCAAAACTGATCCACTTGATGGTCTGTGACTATAGTTTTCTTTGTAACAATCTAGTGCATGTATAAGCAAGCAAACCACTTGTGACAATGTAAACATAAAGCCTTGAAGTTGGGTAGCAATCACATATGTACTGTACATGGCCAAGTCAAATCGTAACAAAAATATGACTAGACATGCAGAACCGAAGCTAACCAATCTAAACCAAACCGGTCTACTAAGCCGCTAGTTGTTTTCCTTTTGtggtaaaaaaaactaaactgcAACACACATTCTTGAAGTCAAAATATGATTTCCTTTAGAAGCACAGGCCACCATTACTCACAGCTTCATGCTTCTTTGCTTGCTCTCTTGTCATCTGGGAGAAATCATTTGCTGAAACACCACAACATATAAATACACAGAGAAACGTTAAATTGATATGTTGCAATGATAAAACCAAACTATGGACTTTGGTTGAGTTATCTGACACTATGATAAGCCAGAAGAGACACCAAGTAAATTCACACTACCTCATTAGTGTATGAACTCTGAGACAAGCATCGAACAaactcttctttcttcttgCCAAAGTTGTAGAGAGCATGATCACGGAGCACTTGCGCTCTCTTTATGTCCTCCAGTGTTTTCTCCTTCGTCCATCTCAGCTCATTCATTTGCCTCTCCGCCTCACTATAATTTCCCGTTGTCTGTGAAGCACTTGGCTTCGAAAATCTCACATTCGCCGCCGCCGCATCACTGAAACTTCCATTTGTTACACAACTGTGAAAAACAATAAGAAGAACCAAAAGAGGGAAACAAGTTGTCAGAATCATACCGGGTACCAAGTATGAAGATCCCGGTCTTTCTGATGATTCCTCCATCCAGAGACACTGCACCATCAGTTATGCATGGGAGGGCACTAACCATATCAACCCTCCTTTTGTAAACTTGAAGTTGGGAGAAGAGACTGTAGAACAAGGTCTCACGAAGACCGTATCCATACCCTGTGACACAAAGCAAGTACGCTGGATCTATCTGTATCAAGTTCACAGCATATCCAAGAAAACCAGGAGGATATTCGCCATTAGGCAACTTGGGGTTGGGAAGATCAAGCCTTCTCTGTGGATCACCATCAATGCGCTTGCCAACATACGGTCTAAAAATTCACAAAACAAACTCATTAGAACACGATTTGATACAAACAAGGTTTTAAAACAAGAACAAGTACCTGAGATTTTCTAGACATATGACATCGAAATGGCCTTCAATGGTTCTGCCAATAGAAGAGGCAAGCCCGTGAATGGCACCACTTCTATCAACGTTGCCTTGGTTGTCATATTTCTCTAAAGGCTTAACACTTTTGTAATCCTTGCATACAAGTGCCAACATCGACCGAGTCCCTAAGTAATCCGACAAAACCctgcattttaaaaataatcatcaCATGAAGGTTTGTAAGGTaacaaaaaggaaaagagaGTGAGAAAATTGGAACTAAACTGGCTCAGGTTTTCGTCATTGACTCTCCCAAGTTTGGCTACAACTCCAACTACACCGTTTGTCATATCCAGCTGAGAAGCCTGCGAGTAATGATGAGACTGAACATAGCTTAAAACTCCAGCAGCTGAGTTTACTTGCCTAAGGATCTGTTCATTGATATCTTCACCCTGAAGATTGGTGTTTTCAATTGTAGAAATGCCTGAGGTATGAAGCTTGCCCATATGAACtgcaaaaagaagaaagagacattTGTGACCTCTTTCTCTTGTATTATAAGCAGGGGTGAATCATCTCGAACCTTGCAATTTGAGGATTGATTCATCCAACTTGTTCTTCTGAGACTTGAGAAACTTCAAGTTGTCTTCATGCTCTTTGATCTTGTTACCCATGACTTCAAGATCAGACTGAAGCCTGTCGGAATTGAACAAAGCAAACTCAGCCACAGACATCCCTCCTCCGTTCTGTGTTCCACCTCCTGAGCTTGTTTCCTTTGGATCCAACTGCATCATTGTTGTTGGACTTTGAACAATGAACGGAGCGGTCTGAAACGACATCTACAATCTCATGCAAAAAAAGTTTGATTCAAAAATCCAATCTTTCATAAAACCctataaaaccctaatcctcaAATTCGTAAAGCTGAAACCTTTTGTGAAAAACTAAGGAAGTGGACAAGAAAGCGATTGCATTTAGCCCAAATTGTGTAGGCGAAGAAGAACACTAGACAGAACAAATCTGAAAATTGATGGACTGACCTGTTGACCGGTCGGATACATTAGTTCCTAAGCTTCGATGTTTAACAGCGGAGAATATCCGTCTCGATCTAGGCTTCTTCTGTGGTCTCTCTCACTGAAGGTTTTACGATTTTGTAGAGAGAGGTCTTCTTCTGGAAATTAAGGAAAGACAAAtatttctccttttcttttggGAAGGAACACGTCagcatgtatttttttttccttattatTATTCGATTGTATTCTTGTGTTTGTAAAAAGATCAGAAGAAACAAGGTCAAGGAAAGTCGTAATGGCTTATTAAGCCTTAGCAAAATGGAAGGCCCAATAAGCTCCGGAGATGATGAGCGAATTTAACCAACACCAAGGTTCATCTGAATAAGGTGCAACCTCTTTTGAAGGGTATCCAGCATTTTCGGAGAGTCCAGACGATTCAGTGCTCGGAGATGAACCCAACCAAATACAGAAATCCCAATTCATTAATACGATATCGGAGACCAATTTTATATCACTCTTTAATTAGAACTAGAGATTTTTCCGGGCTACTCCCGGATTTTTCGTATATATCAAATGAATTTCGATGTACTTTTTGGTTTCAGTATttgaatctaaaatatttattatttatttgtttatttgtcaaaAACTCCGATCCGAGAGTATTTTATCGATTTGGACCACTCATCTAATTTTGATGGGAGAGCTGTTGAAGGGCTACAGAACATGAAATGGACTgttgggagaagaagatgattTTATTTCCTCTGTTAATCGTTTTCTTCATGAAagatgttttagtttttataatttCGAAATAGTTCACTCATAAACTAATATGaataatgtttaatttttgAAGTGTATTAGTTGAATTGGTTATTAATTAACTGAAAATTGTTTTTAGTTACACTGaaatgataaaatttatttataagtttATGTACTTTATTTTCTTTAGATTTACCTACGTTTCTTTGTTTATCTTTTGGCTTTgacattttgatttttgtttagtttaattttttttctttgttgtgtATTTTTCTATATTCCTCTAACCGTATTGTGGTTGGAAAAtatgattttcaaaaataagttCTAACTCCAGTTTttcgttttaatgtttttagacAAAGTTTTTAGACTTAAAGCTTTGTCTCTCATTGAAATACTTTCAGGAGACATATGTTTACAGTTTAGCCATCATGAAGATCGAATACAGTAAATCTTATTCATCGGACTAAGATAAACTCAAACCCAAAGCACACCACCTCTCCAAAAAAATCTTCAACTCGTCTCTGTTCATGATACATAGTTTTGATTATCTCCAAGCcaacaaacagaaaaactgtATGAAGAGTATATATAAAAGACTTTTTTGGTGTGTTCGTAAATTAACGATATCAACCAAATAATACAATAGTAATGGGTGCAAATTGTTTCATCTACTAACCTCAACTATCATGTTTTTTCTTTACATCGAGAGTAATACCTAACATCCTCCTCTAGAATCTGGGATGCTACTTAGTGGTTGGTGATTTTATTTCTTGATACTTCAAATTGACCACAATATCTCAGTACTAAACTAACTTTTGAAGCTTGTTGTCAGTTTGGACGCATAGATTTCACAAAGGTAGGCACTACCCTGTCCCAGCACCAGCTCCAACTTCTGAATTATGATTGAAATTCTCAACCGCATCCTGAAAGCATTAAATCCAATTTTATAAATCATACATAGTCATATTTGAACTATTAAATTATTCGCTCTTATAGACACAATTTGAAAATCTCACTCTGAGTCTTCCGGTAGCATGAACGACTGAAATGGTTCCATATCTCAATGCATATAACTGATTTAAACTACATGGTACGAATCTTGATGGTATCAGAAGAAGTCGCTGCTGTTCATAGATTTacgcaaaacaaacaaaaatccaGTGAAATGTTTGTGGTAATTTAAAGTTCTCAAAACAAAACAGACAACTACACAAGTAATGTGGTATCCATTCCAAATAATCTATCTTCCCAGTAGGCAAGCTATAAAGAATATTTTCATACCCGCCCGTGATGCGATGAGAGATGGGTACATTGAACCTAACCCAATGGCTTGTTTCGGTATGTTTCCCTATACTTCTCATCCAGCTTTCAAAGTTTTGGTCACCTGAACCGACCATGACCTGCAAGAAACCTAACCACATTGAACATGTCGATTAAAAACGTCTTTCAGTTAGGAAAATAATATCGAAACAAAAGTATATGTTTGGGGCTTAAGAAATGTGCCAAATCAGCTGCTAAAGAAGAGGGTAGTAATATGGAATAGCGATCACAATACTTGGACACAAACggcaaaaaaaatgaaaagaagataTGAAACTGAAAATGTTAGACCTCACAGACGTTTCAAATGGTTAGAGAGCAAATAAAGAACCAAGAAACAATATCAGGGAGCCAAACTGAAAATGTAGACctcaaataagaaaattactGAGTAATAGTACTCGGCGTGACACTATAAGCACCTTCATTCAGCTTTTGGAAGTCTAATGCATAATATAACCTAACAAACCCAAAACCTCCGGTAATTCCTTGAGCTATTGAAATACCGGCAAACAGAATGGATGATAGAAGGTACAGTCAACTTACCTGGTCCCTGTGAATCTGGCATAAACTGCGGTCTCAGCATTCTTATCCCTGATGCATCCTTAAGTAAATAGCTTCCACTTGCATTAATACACTATTGGGTACCTTCTTTCGCTATTAACCCACTGATAACCCAATATGAACATTGTATGCTGCAAAAATATATACGATgtagttaaattatatttttcttactattatttaattttataggaAACGTAACAACTCACTTTTGGTAATAcgatttaatcaaaaaatatatatatatatatatatatatatatatatatatatatatatatatatatatatatatatgaagaagaTTGTCATGAATCCTGAGGTTATTGATAAgattattcattaaaaaaaactggttgtaacttgtaagcaTGGTCATACCTAGATGAATGATCTGGAACTTATAGGTAGTAGATACTATTGGTTCTTCTTCGACTTTTCCATATGAAGAGAAACATTAAGGCAAAATCATATTAATCAACTACTGCCactaattatatatctaattaacACTCAGATCAAGGTGGCAACTTTTTATTTGAGTCAATCAGTTCAAATCAAAAACGAATCAGACTGAAGAAAAGAACAAACCTTTCTCTTCCCAAGAGATCATTTATAGGAGATTGTTAGTTTAGGTGCTCGAAACCCTAATTTATGATCCATCCTTAAGCTTAACATTCAAACCCAGATCTTCATTCACATCTTCGATAGCATCCCACCGCTGTAGATTTTTCTCTGATAGTATGTGGTTGCAATTTCAGGGGATGTCATCTTATTTAGTTATTTCAGATATTGCTATTGGATCCAAGTCCATGAAAACTTCCCtgtcaaaacaaaagaaaagcacTTTGAGATGTGAATGAAGACTGAAGAAAAGAACAAACCTTTCTCTTCCCAAGAGATCATTTTTAGGAGATTGTTAGTTTAGGTGctcgaaaccctaatttctgaTCTATCCTTAAGCTTAACATTCAAACCCAGATCTTCATTCACATCTTCGATAGCATCCCACCGCTGTAGATTTTGCTCTGATAGTATGTGGTTGCAATTTCAGGGGATGTCATCTTATTTAGTTATTTCAGATATTGCTATTGGATCCAAGTCCATGAAAACTTCCCtgtcaaaacaaaagaaaagcacTTTGAGATACAAGCTTTTAAGACTTTGATTCCAGTTACCTGAAcaattgtgttttaaaaaagaaGTGTAACTCAACCTGGTTAGATGTCGCCGAAGAATTGAGCCAGCGGAGCCTTGATGTCGGGGTTGTTTTCATAGCCATCGTTTGGTGTGGTTGAAGCTATGTTTCGGCGAATGAGTTTATATAAAGAGAGAAAGGGCTGGAGTCGGAACGTGAATGTCTTTCGCGTTGCAAAGATTAATAAAGGAAATTAAATGTAAAAGGGTGTGATGGATTTAACTACGGAGTAACGGGCTAACGACAATTGCAGAGACGATAAAGACAATGAAGGTGAAGAATCGATGATCTCTATCTCCTCTCTTGGACCGAGAGATAGGTTTGCCTGAGAATGGGCAACTTTGAATTAGATGGAGTCGGCATATTTTGGTCCACAATTGTAGTTGGACACAACAATTCGGTGGCATGGCATGAAAGTGATtcttgattggttgatttttaaATCCTATGTGGCATGCTTCTCCAATGAGGATTTGgaacttttagtattgtaagattAGCAAAAGTAATCTTgatgtgaatgagttgaattactaatgttttttgaaaaatgaattACTTAATCTTACTCTCTTGGTAAAGTCTCTCTAGTGATTCTGAAAAAAAATCACTAGAAATAGTTTTGTTATTGCTTCGATTCATATTCCCCATAAAGTGGATCCTTCTCTAATATCCCCAAATATTGTAACCAAAACTCATCCACTAATATTTTAACATCAATAGGTTTGGACATCCATCCAAGCTTATTGTACTGCTCCTAAAATGCATATTTCGAATATAGAGAAGTTCAAGTTACAACAATTGCTAATGGTTAAAAAGATAAATCCAAGACTAATAATACGAAACCTATTCTAGGCGAAGCTTTTTGGGAAGAAAGCTACTATGTTATAGTCGGGCATTCCTAGCCCACCTAGCAAAACCAGTGGTTTCTTGGTCACATGTGAGCGGCTACAATATTGTAAAGTTTGTTTATTTAGTAATGACTAATAGGCGGTTATTAAGATAGAATAATATCctctatttaaaacataaacaatatGCTACATTTTGGAACCATTTCCTGTTAGAGTTCTACTTTCAATCAGAACATTCCCGATGTTGGCTTCCTTTTATCAGTTTTGGACTTTAGTGGTATTTATCATGCATTTCTAGTATCTGAAACTTTTGAAGAATATTTTCATTCTCTCAGAGAGCTGCAACTATCTTCTCAATAGTCAATTACCATACCGAAAGCTCAAGTATCATGGTTAGTTTGTTGTCCATGTACAACATGGATTATCATGATGTCATTAGTAAAACATTTACAAGTGATCCACCTTCCAGTATTTGAAGGAGATGACCATACATAACCAAAGTGGAAACGATTGCGAAAAATAATTTGGTCTTTCTTTGAAAATTTGTGTCCCCATCAACTTTTTCCAAGTGATTCTGACAAGTCCAAACGATAGCGGTAAAAGCTAATCATCTATTGATAACAAGGATGCATTAGTGACCGCGGCTGCTGTTAGAATAAAATTGGatagaaaattttcaatttaccAATGTAATTTCCATTGTCGCACATGTGTGGGCCCCAGCTGTCCTGGGGAtagtttagaataaaaaaaataaaactaaaattaatttcaGTGGATGTCTAGAATATCTCTTCTTTTCGTTTGAGCTATCCTCCTGATGTGGCTGCCTGTTATTCGCTTATGAATTTACCATTGCGTAAACCTTATTGATCTCTATTTTTTGTTCTCACATATGTGTTAATTATTGTTTATAGGTAATTTGATctatttatgtattaaaatcatggtGGATTCAATTTTTTAACTGGGTAGAGTATGTTGTGATAAATTTGATAGCTAACAAAAATTAGTAAATCATACAAgtgaaacacaaataaaaatgaatactaTGATATGACTAAatattatgcattaaaataataatttacaaacaaatatttatgataatattttattacaaaacaaCTTTAAGAAGATTCTTTTAGAGTTTGTTTgactattcataattttgatggcTTAAATGAAATATGCTAATGTTGTATGCTAATAAGATCTggaaaaagttaaaataatgttaaaatgaataaaattataaaataaaagacatgagataaaagtataaaattacattttagtatacttcatttgaaatctacttaaaaTTTATGCATTAATAGACTTCATttctaaaacatatttaaaatctatagatataaatcttacatttttgggagaaagagaagaaatttTTGGAAGAAATTTCTGTAAAATAAGATAAgattatgagaaatacatacggtaaacaataaaatcatatttcaatAGATTTCTTATGAAGTCTGcttaaaatttatgatttactagacttaatttaaagtctgTTAGCGATAAATTTTAAGTAGACTTGATaatttttagatctaaaaaATATGTACATTTAAAAACGTGATAATAATTTCAAatctcaaaaaaattcaaaaataaaattttaagttaaaatAGTAGCAatgcaaaaatataaaattttaatctataacttatttgaatataattttctcaaaaaatttatttgaatataattttctcaaaaaatttatttgaatataggcaaaaaaatacatattaaaaagCCCTTAAAAATCTATAGATATAAATCTACATTTTCAGGAGGATGATATGATAATTATGGAAGAGAATACCTATAAAATAAGATATActatgagaaaaacataagaaaaaaattcaaaatcatattttagtaaactaaaaaaattcaaaatatatacatttaaaaaacgtaaaaatagtttcaaatctttaaaaaaattaaaatagaattttgaaGCTAAAATAGTAGTAAAAACACAGTCTTAATCTAAACTTACATTTTTTGGTGGATGAGatgaaaaatattcaaaattggTACTCTAAACTTACATTTTTTGGTGGataagatgaaaaatataaaacaaaatacctacaaataaaatataattacgaGAAAAACATACgaccaaaattaaaattatattttagtaaatttatgATGACGTCTGCTTAAAATTTTTGGTTTAGTAGACTTCGTACTAACATTAACTTTTAAGCAGACATTATTTGAAGTCTACATTATCGTAATTTTCTAGCTATGAAAAATTTGTACATTTAGAAAATGTATAAATGactttaaatcaattttttttgataaatagaGATAAAATTGTATGAAATTAAACACATAAAgtttaaatcaataaatttattttaatataaacacaaaatagacatttaaaatctatatgtaAATCTTACATTTTGGggtggaagagaagaaaacaatgaAAGAGAATACATGCGTACTAAGATAATTAACATCTAGGCATCGCCAGGGACAGGGGACCGACACGTGgcaacacgtgactagtctggaCCACTTCTGTGGGGCCAGAATACCcttgtataattaaaaaaaaaagataatgagGAAAAGAtaagacaaaaattaaaaaaaaaaccatattttaagcttaaaatttatggtttactagcctcatttaaaatatactaacCATAACTTTTAAGAAGACTTCATTAGAATTTAATGTAATGTATTAgataattttcagatctaaAAAATCTGTacatttggaatttttttaaaaagctttaAATCtgaataaactttaaaaatagaatttataagataaaatagTAGCAAATTAAACACACAGAGTTGGAATCTAtaactttatttaaatataaacataaactacatatttaaaatttatagatctaaatattacatttttgaGAAGGGTGGGGGTGAAAACCATGAATGAGAAACATACAAAACAAGATAATATTATGAGAAGACATGAGAAAAAATTAAGGAATTAAAGTAAAGTTTTGTTCAgattcaaagagattagagaggaGTAAGAGAACttcagagagaagagagaaatagaGCTTTAGATATTAATTTGTGCATCTATTTTAGAAAAAGTGTGCaaatataatttctataatGAAGAAAAAATTGTAGCAAAGTTAAAATTTACGGCATAATAGAGTTTTTGAAATctactaaatttaaaattagtgACTAGACTTCGTTGGAATTTTACTTAGTAGTTTTTTTGGAAGTTTACTAtgataatttcattaatttatttttattttaatagtttttaacatgtgatttaacaatttttaatacaAGTTTGAatactattattttaatttattctaacaaaaactataataatttaaaattattttagtttctGCAATATCAAATTTTACTAAACCACAAACCTGTAAATGTATATTTGATAGTTAAAATTTCTTAATTAATCATTTCCTAGATATTCTAAAATATACACAACTCAACATAAATTTGAgtcaatgaaacaaaataatctaagtctaaaatctaaccctataaATACGTATATTTTTGTACCTATTGTTACCAAACCATAAACGTTATACAAACATGGTCAGCAAACCCAAtttatattctttcaaattgttCAGTTGTAgtaaattgaatttatatatgtaatattaattcatatattaattctgtataataaattttaaattaattagttttttaaaattttaaaataaaattattagattAAATTACGGAATAGACTATTTGAGAAATCTACGTAGtagacttcttgagaagtctATCTCTGTTAAGTTCGGAAAGATATAATCGTAAAagtatttctttagttttttgtttggtcatacaATGTAAACgatatttttactaattatttatgGTACTTTTGTACTTGGCTGAATATGAGAACTTAAATTTTCTATCATGTTTTGCAAATCACCCTTCTCTTACCTTTTTCTGTCCATGAGATTCAATGATTCATATTCTTTTTTACCAACAATATAACAAAACTCAAAATGATTACGTGCATAAGCAggcaatatatatatgacatgtACATAGTAATTTTACTAAGGAATGTCATATTTAATTAAGCTTGTTATTGCTTATTACAGATCTCATGCCTCTACAGCTTTCGTGATCTCTAGCACTATTTgacgctttttttttttttttttttttttttttgatcaaacactATTTGACGCTTAAAAGCTATTTTAGCTACCCGTGTGGATGTATGTAGCTCAATGAGTATTGAAATCGAAAGGTGGTCCAACTTGGAGGTGGTGTAGGTTTTGGGCCCGCAAAAAGAAGTTAGGTCGCCGTTATTAAAACAACTGCACATtgtcatattttgttttttttttcatccaaATTTAGTTTAcctcta
The window above is part of the Brassica napus cultivar Da-Ae chromosome C8, Da-Ae, whole genome shotgun sequence genome. Proteins encoded here:
- the LOC106397208 gene encoding protein DEFECTIVE IN MERISTEM SILENCING 3, which gives rise to MYPTGQQMSFQTAPFIVQSPTTMMQLDPKETSSGGGTQNGGGMSVAEFALFNSDRLQSDLEVMGNKIKEHEDNLKFLKSQKNKLDESILKLQVHMGKLHTSGISTIENTNLQGEDINEQILRQVNSAAGVLSYVQSHHYSQASQLDMTNGVVGVVAKLGRVNDENLSQVLSDYLGTRSMLALVCKDYKSVKPLEKYDNQGNVDRSGAIHGLASSIGRTIEGHFDVICLENLRPYVGKRIDGDPQRRLDLPNPKLPNGEYPPGFLGYAVNLIQIDPAYLLCVTGYGYGLRETLFYSLFSQLQVYKRRVDMVSALPCITDGAVSLDGGIIRKTGIFILGTRDAAAANVRFSKPSASQTTGNYSEAERQMNELRWTKEKTLEDIKRAQVLRDHALYNFGKKKEEFVRCLSQSSYTNEQMISPR